A section of the Roseivirga sp. BDSF3-8 genome encodes:
- a CDS encoding carbohydrate-binding protein yields MKKTLTLILVWALALTTAYAQEVVATDIDINNCITQLEVGSSYDFNVTFTPSNTTNQNIAWTADDGISVNYLSGVYTATSTGMKSVTATSFSNGAAYDQCFFEVVDSSPEDPYGITEAEDYDSQSGVASGGSGVAVGYIEDGDYVLFYNMDFSNQNPEEVRVRASSDRTGGTLEFRLGSPTGTLISSVNITHTGGWNSFQDFTAPVSNVSGVHTLYLVFKGGSGYLFDVDNFQFNPGEVVAIEINNCIAQLEIGSTYDFDVTFTPSNTTNQNIAWTADDGYSVDYLSGLYTATSVGTKTVYATSFSNGSAGDQCTFQVVDSSPEDPYTLTEAENYDGQSGVRLGGSGIAVGYIENGDYVVFYNMDFADGASDVRVRASSDRTGGILEFRLGSPTGTLVSSVSITNTGGWNTFQNFYANVSGASGVKNLYLVFKGGSGYLFDVDHFQFTPAEVVATDVFINNCIDTLQLGDVYDFDATLVPANTTNQNLAWTADDGFSVDYLSGEYTATSTGQKTVYVTSFSNGAASDQCSFVVVDSAESARMSLPSDRALATDSQMVVYPNPAVDGRYHISLSGDITYTMQVRDLTGKVVWEQKALRKATIDLSAQPDGIYILQIPGLETRKLIKQ; encoded by the coding sequence ATGAAAAAGACCCTTACCCTAATCTTAGTGTGGGCGCTCGCTTTGACTACGGCATACGCCCAGGAAGTAGTGGCTACGGACATCGATATCAATAACTGTATTACGCAACTGGAAGTCGGCAGTAGCTATGACTTTAATGTCACTTTTACACCATCTAACACGACTAACCAAAACATAGCCTGGACGGCTGATGATGGCATAAGTGTCAATTATTTGAGCGGCGTATACACAGCAACGTCTACGGGCATGAAATCAGTTACGGCCACCAGTTTCAGCAATGGGGCGGCTTATGATCAATGCTTCTTTGAAGTAGTGGACAGCTCACCGGAAGACCCTTACGGGATTACAGAAGCAGAGGACTATGACAGCCAGAGCGGTGTGGCATCAGGAGGCAGCGGTGTAGCAGTGGGCTATATCGAAGACGGTGATTATGTGCTGTTTTACAATATGGACTTCAGCAACCAAAACCCGGAGGAAGTACGTGTACGTGCGTCGAGCGACCGCACCGGTGGCACCTTAGAGTTTCGCCTCGGAAGCCCGACAGGTACCCTTATCAGTTCTGTCAATATCACCCATACCGGCGGATGGAATAGCTTTCAGGATTTTACCGCTCCCGTGAGTAATGTCAGCGGGGTGCACACCTTATACCTCGTGTTTAAAGGAGGCAGCGGCTACCTGTTTGATGTAGACAACTTCCAGTTTAACCCCGGAGAGGTAGTAGCAATCGAGATCAATAACTGCATCGCGCAACTCGAAATCGGCAGTACGTATGACTTTGATGTCACCTTCACCCCTTCTAATACGACTAACCAGAACATAGCCTGGACGGCAGATGACGGGTATAGCGTGGATTACCTGAGTGGCCTATATACAGCGACCTCAGTGGGTACCAAAACAGTTTATGCCACCAGTTTCAGCAATGGCTCGGCGGGTGATCAGTGCACCTTCCAGGTAGTGGACAGTTCGCCTGAAGATCCATATACGCTTACGGAAGCCGAAAACTACGATGGCCAAAGCGGCGTACGTCTCGGCGGAAGCGGGATAGCTGTCGGGTATATTGAGAACGGGGACTATGTCGTGTTCTATAATATGGACTTTGCCGATGGCGCTTCGGATGTACGGGTTCGCGCCAGCAGTGACCGTACGGGCGGTATCCTTGAGTTCAGGCTCGGAAGTCCCACCGGTACGCTGGTGAGTTCCGTCAGTATCACCAATACGGGGGGCTGGAATACTTTTCAGAATTTTTATGCGAATGTAAGCGGTGCGTCAGGCGTAAAAAACCTATACCTCGTATTCAAAGGCGGCAGCGGCTACCTGTTCGATGTGGATCACTTCCAGTTCACACCCGCTGAGGTGGTGGCCACGGATGTGTTCATCAACAACTGTATCGACACCCTGCAGCTAGGCGATGTATATGACTTCGATGCCACCCTGGTGCCGGCTAATACAACCAACCAAAACCTTGCCTGGACGGCAGACGATGGTTTTAGTGTCGATTATCTGAGCGGAGAGTATACAGCAACCTCCACCGGTCAGAAAACAGTGTATGTCACCAGCTTCAGCAATGGGGCCGCTAGCGATCAATGCAGCTTTGTCGTGGTGGACTCAGCCGAATCGGCCAGAATGAGCCTGCCCTCGGACAGGGCCCTGGCGACCGACTCTCAAATGGTTGTGTACCCTAATCCGGCAGTCGACGGCCGCTACCACATATCCCTTTCAGGTGATATAACCTACACTATGCAGGTAAGGGATCTGACAGGCAAAGTGGTATGGGAGCAAAAAGCTCTGCGTAAAGCCACTATTGACCTGTCTGCTCAGCCGGATGGCATCTACATTCTGCAGATACCGGGCCTGGAAACCCGGAAGCTTATTAAGCAGTAG
- a CDS encoding STAS/SEC14 domain-containing protein translates to MIDIKREENILFTTATGKLEDRDYNQLEPVLNQMKSDYEHISWYFRMDDFDGWSPKGLWRDLKIDANNFDNLDKVAIVGEDTWQKLMTEAMKPLTSGEVKYFNEKDDSIARDWVRN, encoded by the coding sequence ATGATCGACATTAAAAGAGAAGAGAATATTCTGTTTACGACTGCTACAGGAAAGCTTGAAGACCGTGACTACAATCAGTTGGAGCCTGTACTAAACCAGATGAAATCAGACTATGAGCATATAAGCTGGTACTTTAGAATGGATGACTTCGATGGGTGGTCTCCAAAAGGCTTATGGCGGGACCTGAAAATAGACGCCAATAATTTTGACAACCTGGATAAGGTAGCAATAGTAGGTGAAGACACGTGGCAAAAGCTCATGACAGAGGCTATGAAACCTCTTACCAGCGGAGAAGTGAAGTATTTCAACGAAAAAGATGATTCCATAGCCAGGGACTGGGTACGAAACTGA
- a CDS encoding DUF4236 domain-containing protein, translating to MRFRKSIKIAPGIKLNLSKSGISTTLGGRGLSVNVGKRGTYLNTSIPGTGLSSRQKIGGKSQLKSSRKQPKEMVAQGYMASEPFLQAKKYYRDRTFMASHKWVLLVGIGFMVLFFPIGLLLLGIFGVLRYRAHTSDAGQALAELNRAQRQWYKKNNRDVVYHLDRAYSNYTNPLLVEDIIHYARQQHRYDMIKKYAEPYRQEATLHEV from the coding sequence ATGAGATTTAGAAAATCGATAAAAATAGCGCCGGGTATTAAACTTAACCTGAGCAAGAGCGGTATTTCCACTACTTTAGGGGGTAGAGGCCTCAGTGTAAACGTAGGTAAAAGAGGTACCTACCTTAATACAAGTATTCCGGGAACGGGCCTTTCCTCCCGCCAAAAAATAGGCGGAAAATCACAGCTAAAATCCTCCCGGAAGCAGCCCAAAGAAATGGTAGCCCAGGGCTATATGGCTTCCGAGCCCTTTCTCCAGGCAAAAAAGTACTATCGGGACCGGACATTCATGGCCAGCCATAAGTGGGTGTTATTGGTGGGCATTGGCTTTATGGTATTGTTTTTTCCCATCGGGTTATTACTGCTCGGTATTTTCGGCGTATTGCGCTATCGTGCTCATACCTCCGATGCAGGCCAGGCCCTGGCGGAACTGAACAGGGCGCAAAGACAATGGTATAAAAAGAATAACCGGGATGTGGTTTACCATCTCGATAGAGCCTATTCTAATTATACGAACCCCTTACTGGTAGAAGATATCATACATTATGCCAGACAACAGCACAGGTATGACATGATTAAAAAATACGCTGAACCCTATCGACAGGAAGCCACCCTGCATGAGGTGTAA
- a CDS encoding dienelactone hydrolase family protein, with product MKKIEKDQIDQEVFRLYDAYAHNKMERREFLEKLGVYAVGSITLGSLLSAVMPNYQDTIQVPEDDPRLRTETISYSSPEGGGNIAAQLSRPKDAAGKLPGIVVVHENRGLNPHIADVARRAALAGFVTIAPDALSPIGGYPGNDDDGRAMQRERDRDEMLNDFIAAFYHLHTHPTCSGDVGVVGFCFGGWVSNMMAVKVPELKAAVPFYGGQPSADMVSHIKAPLLLHYAGLDERVNAGWPAYEEALKEHDKDYTAHMYPGVNHGFHNDSTARYDKPAAELAWNRTIAFFKDHLA from the coding sequence ATGAAGAAAATTGAAAAAGACCAGATCGACCAGGAAGTATTCAGGCTCTACGATGCCTACGCCCATAATAAGATGGAGAGGCGGGAGTTTCTGGAAAAGTTGGGCGTTTATGCAGTAGGCAGTATCACACTCGGCTCTTTGCTCAGTGCCGTCATGCCTAACTATCAGGATACCATTCAGGTGCCCGAAGATGACCCCCGGCTTCGTACCGAGACGATCTCCTATTCCTCGCCGGAGGGTGGGGGAAATATAGCTGCCCAACTCTCCAGGCCGAAGGATGCAGCGGGTAAGCTACCCGGCATAGTGGTCGTGCACGAAAACCGCGGACTGAACCCTCATATAGCTGATGTGGCAAGGCGGGCAGCCCTGGCAGGCTTTGTCACTATCGCGCCTGATGCCCTTTCACCGATTGGAGGCTACCCCGGCAATGATGATGACGGACGTGCTATGCAAAGAGAGAGAGACCGTGATGAAATGCTGAATGATTTCATTGCTGCTTTCTACCATTTGCATACACATCCCACCTGTTCAGGAGATGTAGGGGTGGTAGGATTTTGCTTTGGCGGTTGGGTATCTAATATGATGGCTGTGAAAGTCCCTGAGCTAAAGGCGGCCGTACCCTTTTACGGCGGACAGCCTTCTGCAGACATGGTATCGCACATCAAGGCGCCACTCTTACTGCACTATGCCGGGCTTGATGAGCGCGTCAATGCCGGCTGGCCTGCCTACGAAGAGGCACTAAAGGAGCATGATAAGGACTATACAGCCCATATGTACCCCGGTGTCAACCATGGATTTCATAATGACTCTACCGCCCGGTATGATAAGCCCGCTGCCGAGCTGGCCTGGAACCGCACGATAGCGTTTTTTAAGGACCATTTGGCCTAA
- a CDS encoding pinensin family lanthipeptide, giving the protein MKRKLNLSQLDVQSFTTTEKVKHVKGGEDTYIGNCSFFCTEVECPTIHVTQCNGQVCL; this is encoded by the coding sequence ATGAAAAGAAAGCTTAATCTCTCTCAACTTGATGTGCAAAGTTTTACTACCACCGAAAAGGTGAAACACGTGAAGGGGGGTGAAGATACGTATATCGGCAACTGTTCATTTTTTTGTACGGAAGTTGAATGTCCTACCATTCATGTTACACAGTGCAATGGTCAAGTTTGTCTTTAA
- a CDS encoding RtcB family protein translates to MGNQKLRGKDLSKIAYTSDRARSLAVDIISKHFKHHTKKEQLALLTKVQQSPEAYMDDERLTTLAQEFMPVTKPSTGREITLREEPVPVTLFGAKHIDTNAVKQMETALHLPISCRGALMPDAHQGYGLPVGAVLATKNAVIPYGVGLDIGCRMSLSIYEAPEAYLTRYAYQLKMALKSRTNFGTGGALNESREHEVLDREEFRETDLLRQLHGKAVRQLGTSGSGNHFVEWGIMHLADDNETGLPAGRYLALLSHSGSRGLGAGIARYYTDVALSQCRLPGHAKPLAWLDLDRDEGQAYWRAMNLAGDYAKACHDSIHETLGSYVGLKPLLKVDNHHNFAWKETDPDGEEYIVHRKGATPAAEGEWGIIPGSMTAPGYLVRGKGHTESLQSASHGAGRRYSRKRARESYTGSEMRKTLRQANVTLIGGGVDEAPGAYKDIETVMKSQKDLVSIQGRFEPKIVRMDKN, encoded by the coding sequence ATGGGCAATCAAAAGCTAAGGGGTAAAGACCTGAGCAAAATAGCATATACATCTGACCGGGCGAGGAGCCTGGCAGTAGACATTATTTCGAAACACTTTAAACATCATACAAAAAAGGAGCAATTAGCGCTGCTGACCAAAGTGCAGCAATCTCCAGAGGCTTACATGGACGATGAGCGGTTAACTACCCTGGCACAGGAATTCATGCCTGTGACTAAGCCATCAACAGGCAGGGAGATTACACTGCGCGAAGAACCGGTCCCGGTGACCCTGTTTGGGGCAAAGCATATAGATACTAATGCAGTAAAGCAGATGGAGACCGCGCTGCACTTACCTATATCCTGCCGGGGGGCACTTATGCCGGACGCCCATCAGGGCTATGGCCTGCCGGTAGGTGCGGTGCTGGCGACTAAAAATGCCGTGATCCCCTATGGGGTGGGGCTGGACATCGGGTGCCGCATGAGCCTGAGTATCTATGAAGCTCCGGAGGCTTACCTTACCCGCTACGCCTACCAATTGAAAATGGCGCTGAAGTCACGGACAAACTTTGGTACGGGGGGTGCGCTGAATGAAAGCCGGGAGCATGAGGTACTGGACCGGGAGGAGTTCCGGGAAACAGACCTGCTGCGCCAACTGCACGGTAAGGCTGTGCGCCAGCTAGGTACCTCCGGCAGCGGCAACCACTTTGTGGAGTGGGGCATCATGCACCTGGCGGATGATAATGAGACGGGGCTGCCGGCTGGGCGCTACCTGGCCCTGCTTTCGCATAGCGGTAGCAGAGGACTGGGGGCAGGCATAGCCCGCTACTATACGGACGTGGCGCTGAGCCAATGCCGCCTGCCCGGACATGCAAAACCTCTGGCCTGGCTGGACCTGGACAGGGATGAAGGACAGGCTTACTGGCGGGCGATGAACCTGGCGGGAGACTATGCCAAAGCATGCCATGACAGTATACACGAAACACTGGGCAGCTACGTGGGCCTGAAACCGCTTCTCAAGGTAGATAACCATCACAACTTTGCGTGGAAGGAAACGGACCCGGATGGTGAGGAATATATCGTGCACCGCAAAGGGGCCACTCCTGCCGCGGAAGGCGAGTGGGGCATCATACCCGGTAGCATGACGGCTCCTGGCTACCTGGTGCGGGGCAAAGGCCATACGGAGTCTTTACAAAGCGCCTCGCATGGAGCCGGGCGGCGCTACAGCCGTAAACGGGCCCGGGAGAGCTATACAGGCAGTGAGATGCGTAAAACACTCCGGCAGGCAAACGTGACGCTGATAGGCGGTGGTGTGGATGAAGCGCCGGGTGCCTATAAAGACATCGAAACGGTCATGAAAAGCCAGAAAGACCTGGTAAGCATTCAGGGCCGCTTTGAGCCAAAAATTGTACGGATGGACAAAAACTAA
- the prfH gene encoding peptide chain release factor H — translation MSNQYNEQLIQITAGRGPAECTWVVARVLKVLLAEARNEGLEAEVISRQEGQENGTLQSAAVKLRGKNLKDFLDDWEGTVQWIGRSPFRKFHKRKNWFVSVQRIHDPGAHLTLQDREVRYEATRSGGPGGQHVNKVSTAVRATHLPTGLSVLASDHRSQHQNRQAARKRLEMALQEEKLKEQQAKLQENWLNQIEVERGNAIRTFEGTDFRPRHKASKKRQRRTADKQAWKKDIEEL, via the coding sequence ATGAGCAATCAATATAACGAACAACTGATACAGATTACGGCAGGCCGCGGGCCTGCTGAATGTACCTGGGTGGTGGCCCGGGTCCTGAAGGTGCTGCTGGCAGAAGCCCGCAACGAAGGACTGGAGGCTGAGGTGATCAGCCGGCAGGAAGGGCAGGAAAATGGCACACTGCAATCGGCAGCAGTAAAGCTGAGGGGCAAAAACCTGAAAGACTTTCTGGATGATTGGGAAGGTACGGTGCAGTGGATAGGCCGCAGCCCTTTTCGTAAGTTTCATAAGCGAAAGAACTGGTTTGTATCTGTGCAGCGCATCCATGATCCGGGTGCCCACCTGACACTGCAGGACAGGGAGGTGCGCTATGAGGCGACGCGCTCTGGGGGACCGGGAGGACAGCATGTGAACAAGGTGAGCACTGCGGTGCGTGCCACGCACCTGCCTACGGGGCTGAGTGTACTGGCCAGTGACCACCGCTCTCAGCACCAAAACCGGCAGGCGGCCCGCAAGCGTCTGGAAATGGCGCTGCAGGAGGAGAAGCTGAAGGAGCAGCAGGCAAAACTGCAGGAAAACTGGCTGAACCAGATCGAAGTAGAGCGTGGGAATGCCATCCGCACATTTGAGGGCACGGATTTTAGGCCGCGCCACAAAGCCAGCAAAAAACGGCAGCGCCGTACGGCTGACAAACAAGCCTGGAAGAAGGACATAGAGGAGCTTTGA
- a CDS encoding pinensin family lanthipeptide, with the protein MKKLKLNQLQVNSFVTDMPDHKANTVKAGYLTYGCTGGWAGCDGGGTGGDGGGSNSCNPNNFYTHRPCDTEPGNYHCEPCA; encoded by the coding sequence ATGAAAAAGCTTAAGCTAAATCAATTACAGGTGAATAGTTTCGTAACCGATATGCCCGATCACAAGGCTAATACGGTAAAAGCCGGATACCTGACCTATGGCTGTACAGGCGGCTGGGCCGGGTGCGACGGCGGCGGTACTGGTGGTGATGGAGGAGGTTCTAACTCCTGTAACCCTAACAACTTCTATACACACAGACCGTGTGATACAGAGCCAGGTAACTATCACTGCGAGCCCTGCGCCTGA
- a CDS encoding succinylglutamate desuccinylase/aspartoacylase family protein, with amino-acid sequence MIEVYSPALDRTVQIDRFIGHIQGNGPGPVIVFFAGIHGNEPAGIFALHQVLNELRDNATPLGGTMYALAGNLWALQHGERFHREDLNRIWTRERIAAILDSEWEEYPGEETREQAELLHSIQEIISNEQGPFYFIDLHTTSSRTVPFITVNDSLLNRRFTSQYPLPVILGIEEYLTGPLLSYLNELGYVSFGFEGGSHDDPGAIRLTRAFIYHSMQLAGIIDNTALRDENPPGYQLKKAGGSIAGMYEITHRHVILPGDSFTMHPGFRNFQKVHRGEPLAVYNEAEVAAPAATRLFMPLYQRQGEDGFFLVRHIPAFFLWLSARLRSLRADRLLRVLPGVRSSDDNDGILIVDLNIARFFTKPFLHLLGYRVREHKPTHLIVRNREAASRYREYTGEKWWSDTTS; translated from the coding sequence ATGATTGAAGTTTATAGCCCTGCATTAGATCGTACCGTGCAGATAGACCGCTTCATCGGCCACATACAGGGGAACGGGCCGGGGCCTGTTATCGTGTTTTTTGCAGGAATACACGGCAACGAGCCTGCCGGTATATTTGCCCTCCACCAGGTATTAAACGAGTTGCGTGATAATGCCACACCCCTCGGGGGAACCATGTATGCCCTTGCCGGCAATCTGTGGGCGCTGCAGCATGGAGAAAGATTCCACCGCGAAGACCTGAACCGTATATGGACCCGCGAGCGAATTGCCGCCATACTTGATAGTGAATGGGAAGAATACCCGGGCGAAGAAACCCGTGAACAGGCTGAACTGCTGCACAGTATACAAGAGATCATTAGTAATGAACAGGGCCCCTTTTATTTTATCGATCTACATACCACCTCAAGCCGCACAGTTCCCTTTATTACCGTAAACGACTCCCTGCTCAACCGCCGCTTTACCAGCCAGTATCCCCTCCCTGTCATACTAGGGATTGAAGAATATCTGACCGGGCCTTTGCTCAGCTACCTTAATGAACTGGGTTATGTGTCTTTCGGCTTTGAGGGAGGCAGCCACGATGACCCCGGCGCCATCCGCCTTACACGTGCTTTCATTTACCATTCAATGCAGTTAGCAGGTATTATAGACAACACAGCCCTCCGGGATGAGAATCCCCCCGGCTACCAGTTAAAAAAAGCAGGAGGGAGCATAGCCGGCATGTACGAGATCACCCACCGGCATGTCATTCTGCCAGGAGACTCCTTCACCATGCATCCGGGCTTCCGTAACTTCCAAAAAGTGCACCGGGGAGAGCCGCTGGCTGTATATAATGAGGCGGAAGTGGCGGCTCCCGCTGCTACCCGCCTGTTTATGCCCCTCTATCAGCGGCAGGGTGAGGATGGCTTTTTCCTGGTCAGGCATATACCGGCGTTTTTCCTTTGGCTTTCCGCCCGCCTCAGAAGCCTCAGGGCAGATCGATTATTGAGAGTATTACCCGGGGTAAGGAGTTCAGATGATAATGATGGCATCCTTATCGTTGATCTCAATATAGCCAGGTTTTTCACTAAGCCCTTTTTACATCTGCTCGGCTACAGGGTACGTGAGCATAAGCCTACCCACCTGATCGTAAGGAACAGAGAGGCCGCTTCGCGCTACCGTGAGTACACAGGTGAAAAATGGTGGAGCGACACAACCAGCTAA
- a CDS encoding CBS domain-containing protein: MGDQLVHHAPTTTNRAVFIRHLLDDIRALELMVQDGKIETGITRIGAEQEFCLLDHLWRPAGNALEILAEIDDPHFTTELALYNLEINLDPHVLHGHCFSTVEQQLTNLLEKATRVAGRHNSRIILNGILPTIGPRHLREDYLTPKPRYHALNTLMRQARGRDFEVYLRGVDQLAITLDSVLFEACNTSFQLHLQVCPRHFVPAYNWAQAISGPVLSLCTNSPLLLGRELWSETRIALFQQSVDTRSSSYALQDKQPRVTFGDQWLHESIAEIYKHDLSCYKVMLTKEIRQSSLDVLEAGGVPGLEALNLHNGSIYRWNRACYGVGGGTPHVRIENRYLPSGPTVADEMANFAFWTGLMTGRPSQYDDLPALMDFREAKANFFKAARTGMDSVLSWCGESVPAKDLARDILIPLARQGLAKHHINQQDIDRYLGIIEARLSGNDGSRWMIKNYRNLNRKKRQDDALKVLTKAIHHNQQTNQPVHTWPEVNSTLAANEAAQLVGHVMSTRLLTVTEEDLADLAIKIMQWNDIHHLPVEDQKGSLCGLLTWTNVAQYIEGNEAGAGLMVKDIMVKEVYTATYEMSLEEASSLMEEKAIGCLPVINREHMVGIVTRVDLSHFSND, translated from the coding sequence ATGGGGGATCAACTGGTTCATCATGCACCGACTACAACAAACAGGGCGGTTTTTATCCGTCACCTTCTTGATGATATCCGTGCACTGGAGCTTATGGTCCAAGACGGAAAGATCGAGACCGGTATCACACGCATAGGGGCCGAACAGGAGTTTTGCCTGCTGGACCACCTTTGGAGGCCCGCCGGTAATGCCCTTGAAATACTCGCAGAGATAGATGACCCCCACTTCACAACAGAGCTGGCCCTTTATAACCTCGAGATAAACCTGGACCCCCATGTCCTGCATGGCCATTGCTTTAGTACAGTCGAGCAGCAACTTACCAACCTCCTGGAAAAAGCCACACGGGTAGCCGGTCGGCATAACAGCCGCATAATACTCAACGGTATCCTCCCCACCATTGGCCCCCGCCACCTTAGGGAAGACTACCTCACCCCCAAGCCCCGTTATCATGCACTCAACACCCTCATGAGGCAGGCCAGGGGCAGAGACTTTGAGGTCTACCTCAGGGGAGTGGATCAACTGGCAATTACACTGGACTCAGTCCTCTTCGAGGCCTGCAATACCAGCTTTCAGCTTCACCTGCAGGTATGTCCCCGGCACTTCGTGCCTGCCTACAACTGGGCCCAGGCTATTTCCGGTCCTGTGCTGTCCCTGTGTACCAATTCGCCCCTTTTGTTGGGGCGTGAGCTGTGGAGCGAGACACGCATAGCCCTTTTTCAACAAAGTGTAGATACCCGAAGCTCATCTTATGCCCTGCAGGATAAGCAGCCCCGCGTTACCTTCGGTGACCAATGGTTACATGAGAGCATTGCCGAAATATACAAGCACGACCTGTCATGCTATAAGGTCATGCTCACTAAAGAGATCCGGCAAAGCTCCCTCGATGTACTGGAAGCTGGCGGTGTGCCCGGGCTCGAAGCGCTCAACCTGCACAATGGCTCCATATATCGATGGAACAGGGCCTGCTATGGTGTCGGCGGAGGAACACCCCACGTCCGTATCGAAAACCGCTACCTGCCTTCCGGACCTACAGTAGCTGATGAGATGGCAAATTTTGCCTTTTGGACCGGACTTATGACCGGCAGGCCCTCACAATATGATGACCTGCCTGCCCTTATGGACTTCAGGGAAGCCAAGGCAAACTTCTTTAAAGCAGCGCGTACCGGCATGGATTCCGTCCTGAGCTGGTGCGGAGAGTCCGTCCCCGCCAAAGACCTGGCCCGCGATATCCTCATTCCCCTAGCCCGCCAGGGACTCGCTAAGCACCATATAAACCAGCAGGATATAGACCGTTACCTGGGCATAATCGAGGCCCGCCTGTCAGGCAATGACGGAAGCCGCTGGATGATAAAGAACTACCGCAACCTTAACCGGAAAAAAAGGCAGGACGATGCGCTCAAGGTACTTACTAAGGCCATTCATCATAACCAGCAAACCAATCAGCCTGTACATACCTGGCCCGAAGTAAACAGTACCCTTGCAGCCAATGAGGCCGCACAGCTTGTAGGCCATGTTATGTCTACCAGGCTACTCACAGTGACTGAAGAAGACCTGGCCGATCTTGCCATTAAGATTATGCAATGGAATGATATCCACCACCTGCCGGTGGAGGACCAAAAAGGCAGCCTGTGCGGCCTCCTCACCTGGACCAATGTAGCGCAATACATAGAGGGAAATGAGGCCGGTGCCGGTCTCATGGTGAAAGATATAATGGTAAAGGAAGTATATACCGCCACCTATGAAATGAGCCTGGAAGAGGCAAGTAGCCTCATGGAAGAGAAGGCCATAGGGTGCCTTCCCGTCATCAATCGCGAACATATGGTGGGGATAGTGACAAGGGTGGATTTAAGCCATTTCAGCAATGATTGA
- a CDS encoding phosphoglycerate mutase family protein: protein MNHIATAFCLTLLFFISLTACEAPKAEQPSAPAENKELTTLILVRHAEKVADGSEDPALTPKGEARAALLADMLSSAEINAIYSTPYRRNIMTVQPLADRMGMDITEYDPRQDPAVFINNLLQQHEGAKVLIAGHSNTVPHLLNALLGESRYQDLPDSAYNNLYVVSAIDSARARITTLQFEPAEQRD, encoded by the coding sequence ATGAATCATATTGCCACCGCCTTCTGCTTAACCCTTCTGTTCTTTATTTCCCTCACTGCTTGTGAAGCCCCAAAAGCCGAGCAACCTTCCGCACCGGCAGAAAACAAGGAGCTGACCACCCTTATCCTCGTACGCCATGCAGAAAAGGTGGCCGATGGCTCAGAGGACCCCGCTCTTACCCCAAAGGGGGAGGCACGCGCCGCATTATTGGCAGACATGCTCTCCTCCGCAGAAATTAATGCGATATACAGCACACCCTACCGTCGCAATATCATGACTGTGCAGCCCCTTGCTGATCGTATGGGTATGGACATTACTGAATATGATCCCCGTCAGGATCCTGCCGTCTTTATTAACAACCTCCTGCAGCAGCATGAGGGAGCTAAAGTCCTTATTGCAGGGCACTCTAATACAGTGCCCCATCTGTTGAATGCACTGTTAGGCGAGAGCCGTTACCAGGACCTTCCCGATTCTGCCTATAATAACCTCTACGTTGTGTCAGCCATCGACTCCGCCAGGGCAAGGATTACAACTCTTCAGTTTGAGCCTGCAGAGCAGAGAGATTAA
- a CDS encoding GNAT family N-acetyltransferase has product MRQANPEDKPHIIKTIAAAFKDNKSTNYVIRQDTRTPSRLTELVNYCYQLCHQFGHVWVSDDGKACAMVMLPHQKKTTFNTIGLDIRLATRAIGLSRVGKVMSREAVIKKEHPVTPFAYLWYIGTAPHVQRKGSGTTLLQEIISFYTTLNLPLYLETSTEHNLPWYQKHGFEIYHTIDFGFTFYMLRRAVR; this is encoded by the coding sequence ATGCGCCAGGCCAATCCTGAAGACAAACCCCATATCATAAAAACCATAGCCGCTGCTTTTAAAGACAACAAAAGTACCAACTACGTTATCAGGCAGGACACCCGCACACCGTCCAGGCTCACTGAACTGGTGAACTACTGTTACCAATTATGCCATCAGTTCGGGCATGTGTGGGTCAGTGATGATGGGAAAGCCTGTGCCATGGTCATGCTGCCCCATCAGAAAAAGACCACCTTCAACACCATAGGCCTCGACATTCGCCTCGCCACACGTGCCATAGGTCTCAGCAGAGTAGGGAAGGTCATGAGCCGCGAAGCCGTTATTAAAAAGGAACACCCCGTAACGCCTTTTGCTTACCTCTGGTACATTGGTACCGCTCCCCATGTCCAGCGAAAGGGGAGTGGCACCACCCTCTTGCAGGAGATTATAAGCTTTTATACTACATTAAACCTGCCATTATACCTGGAAACCTCCACTGAACACAACCTCCCATGGTACCAGAAGCATGGGTTCGAAATTTACCATACCATAGATTTCGGATTTACCTTCTACATGCTCCGTCGTGCCGTACGGTAA